CAGTGCTTTGCAGTCTGCCGTTAAAAATTATGCTTCAGAAAACGGATTGATATATATCAAAGATACATCTGGGACTAATATCAATGTTCAGGTAATTGACACAAGAAAGATTGATTTTGAAACAAACTCTTTTAACAAAGTTAATTCTGTTGGAAAAGACCCTGTAATTATTGTGATGGACTATGCCTTTGGTGAACAGGCTTTTGAAACTATGGATGAATTGTTAAAGCCTTATAAAACAAAAGGAGAAAAAATCCATTTAGATGTTCAATCTGTTTCTATCATGGGAAAAGCAGGTATTTTAGAAGGTGGTAAAGGAGATATTATGATTCCTTCTTCACATATTTTTGAGGGAACTGCTGATAATTATCCGTTTAAAAACGAATTATCAAAAGAAGATTTAGAAGGTTTTGGTGTTCAAGTTTTTGATGGCGCAATGATTACTGTGTTAGGAACTTCATTACAAAATAAAGATTTATTACGATTCTTCCACGATTCAACTTGGAATGTAATTGGTTTAGAAATGGAAGGTGCACACTACCAAAAAGCCATTCAATCTGCCTCAAGAATTAGAGGAAATATTTCAGAAAATGTGAAAGTACGTTATGCGTATTACGCTTCTGATAACCCGCTAGAAACCGGTGCTACCCTTGCTTCTGGAGGACTTGGAATGAGTGGAGTAACACCAACTTACGCTATCACACAAAAGATACTAGAACAAATATTTTAGTCGTAGGACGACTACTAAGAACCTAATTATACTGTAAAAAGGCATTATTTCAAGTGAAATGATGTCTTTTTAGCTTTTTTATGTAATTTTAAAGACTGGTTTTGTTCATAGCCCTTTTTCTTATTTTATATTTGCATTCACAATACAACAACACACAACAATGAATATTCTAATTTTAGGATCGGGCGGTAGAGAACACGCCTTTGCTAAAAAACTTTCAGAAAGCACGAAAATTAACAACCTTTTTGTAGCTCCTGGTAATGCAGGAACTGATGCTATTGCTAAAAATATAGCCATTAATCCAACTGATTTTGCACAGGTAAAAGAAACCGTTTTACAACACAACATCAACATGGTAGTTGTAGGTCCTGAAGCTCCTTTAGTAGAAGGTGTACACGACTTTTTCTTAGCTGATGAAGAGTTAAAAAACATTCCTGTAATCGGACCTAAAAAAGATGGTGCTTTATTAGAAGGAAGTAAAGATTTTTCGAAACAGTTTATGGAAAAACACAACATTCCTACAGCTCGCTACCAATCTTTTACTACTGATACTTTAGCTGAAGGAAAAAAATTCTTAGAAACATTAGATGCTCCGTATGTATTAAAAGCAGACGGATTAGCTGCTGGAAAAGGAGTTTTGATTTTAAATGATTTAGAGGAAGCTAAAGCTGAATTAGAAGAAATGCTTTCTAATCAAAAATTTGGAAGCGCTTCATCAACAGTCGTTATTGAAGAATTTTTAAAAGGAATTGAATTATCTGTTTTCGTTTTAACTGACGGAAAAAATTATAAAATTTTACCTTCTGCCAAAGATTACAAACGTATTGGAGAAGGCGATACAGGGCTAAATACAGGCGGTATGGGCGCTATTTCTCCTGTTCCTTTTGCAACGGGTGATTTTTTAACGAAAGTGGAAGAATTAATCGTTAAACCAACGATAGACGGTTTGCAAAAAGACGGAATTGATTACAGAGGATTTATTTTTATCGGATTGATGAATGATAATGGAAATCCATCTGTAGTTGAATACAACGTTCGTATGGGAGATCCTGAAACAGAAGTAGTATTACCTCGTATACAATCAGATTTAGTCGATTTATTTGAAGGAGTTGCAACGCAAACTTTAGGAGAAAAATCATATGAAGTTACTCCACAAACAGCAACTACAGTTATGTTAGTTTCTGGAGGATATCCTGAAGCTTACGAAAAAGGAAAAGAAATTACAGGTTTTGATACTGTGGAAGATTCTATTGTTTTTCATGCTGGAACTACTTTAAAAGATGGTAAAGTAGTTACTAGTGGTGGACGCGTTATGGCAATTACTTCTTTTGGAGCTTCTATGGAAGAAGCCTTAGAAAAATCATACAAAAACATTGATAAAATAACTTTTGATAAAATGAATTATCGAAAAGATATTGGATTCGATTTAAAATAACAGCCAAAATAGGTAATGTGACTGAAAAGGAGAAAATGCTTAAGGGTGATTTTTATGATTCAAGAGATGTTGAATTAATAAAAATATACCATAAAGCGCGTAAATTATTGAAGCTTTATAATAATCTTGATTCAGAATTAACACAAGAAAAAGCATCAATTTTAAATGATCTCCTTCAGTTTAAAGGAAATGGTGTTTGGGTTGAAGCTCCTTTTTTTTGTGATTATGGCGAAAATATTTCAATCGGTGAAAATACGTTTGTAAACACAAACTGTATTTTTTTAGATAATAATAAGATTACGATTGGTAAAAACGGATTAATTGCTCCTTATGTTCAAATATATACGGCAATTCATCCTTTAAAAGCTTCTGAAAGAATAATTAAAACACCCAATACTCGATACTTAACAGCTGCTAAACCTGTCTTTATTGGTGATAATGTTTGGATAGGCGGTAACTCAGTTATTTTACCTGGTGTTACTATAGGAAAT
The nucleotide sequence above comes from Tenacibaculum singaporense. Encoded proteins:
- the purD gene encoding phosphoribosylamine--glycine ligase, giving the protein MNILILGSGGREHAFAKKLSESTKINNLFVAPGNAGTDAIAKNIAINPTDFAQVKETVLQHNINMVVVGPEAPLVEGVHDFFLADEELKNIPVIGPKKDGALLEGSKDFSKQFMEKHNIPTARYQSFTTDTLAEGKKFLETLDAPYVLKADGLAAGKGVLILNDLEEAKAELEEMLSNQKFGSASSTVVIEEFLKGIELSVFVLTDGKNYKILPSAKDYKRIGEGDTGLNTGGMGAISPVPFATGDFLTKVEELIVKPTIDGLQKDGIDYRGFIFIGLMNDNGNPSVVEYNVRMGDPETEVVLPRIQSDLVDLFEGVATQTLGEKSYEVTPQTATTVMLVSGGYPEAYEKGKEITGFDTVEDSIVFHAGTTLKDGKVVTSGGRVMAITSFGASMEEALEKSYKNIDKITFDKMNYRKDIGFDLK
- a CDS encoding sugar O-acetyltransferase, encoding MTEKEKMLKGDFYDSRDVELIKIYHKARKLLKLYNNLDSELTQEKASILNDLLQFKGNGVWVEAPFFCDYGENISIGENTFVNTNCIFLDNNKITIGKNGLIAPYVQIYTAIHPLKASERIIKTPNTRYLTAAKPVFIGDNVWIGGNSVILPGVTIGNNVTIGAGSIVTKDIPDNVLAFGNPCRVIKKLE